From Melospiza melodia melodia isolate bMelMel2 chromosome 2, bMelMel2.pri, whole genome shotgun sequence:
CTGATAAAAAAGCAGATTTATCATAGGCTTCGTGGGAAAGGGCAGATCTGTGGTGGGATGTTTGAGGTAAACTGCAGGAGCATGTAAAGGTTATTGTGCAATGTTTTAAGGAAGATTATGGGAGAAAAACTTACTATGGGATGTTGATGGGAAGGATAGAAGGGAGACATCAAGCTAAATCAGGGAGAATTGAGCATGGCAAATGCAGAGAGGAATCAATAGGAGCCAGTCACACGGAGAGTGGCTGCTGGTTGGTGTGCCTGTGTGGCTGCGCCCTGCTCCCAATTGCCACCATCTGTCCTGGCCTGGCATTAAGCTAATCCCAGCACGCATGCACGCTGCTGGCCCCTTAGCTAACTGCAAGCTGGGCTAGGCTGAAGCAGGAAAGGAGGCTGAGAACCAGGCAGCAGACAGATCACAAGCCTCAGGACCAGATGCCAGTGACCCAGCAAAGTGTGGGCAGAGAATCCACCAGCACAGTCCAGGTTTGATGGGCCTGGGAGCAAGAACAGGATTAGGCCTTTTTCGCTGTTCATGTCTTTTAAGTGCGGTTTTGtgtttccctgggcagccaccacAGCAGGTTCCTTCAGTTTCTGCTGATCACTCTGTGCCTGCTGGCATCCATAGCGAGAGGAAAGCTGCAGCCTCACACGCAGCAGACCAGGACATTTAAATAGAAACAGCCCAGACCACTGCTCCTGTGTCTCAAGGAGAAGCAGCTGCAACTGGGTgaacaaaaagacaaaaacaactTCACTGTACAGCTCCACAAACCAAACGCAATCCCTGCTCAAGTCTGGGGGGCCAAGAACTGAGGGACTGCTGGGGATGAGAAAAATGGTGAAATGGGGACAGTCACACAGTGAACTAAGTGACAACAGGGAACTGGGAAGCACTGGGCTAGAGCCTTGGCCAGACAAAGCACTCAGCTGACAGCTCCACACAATACAGCCTTCATGCAGGCAGCAAGGATTTcagctcccactgctgcttcACAAATATGCCCAGTGTAGGGAATAAGGACAGACACCAGAAATGCCAGAGCATCTGCTGGGAGTAAGAGGGGTTTCTGCTGCAAAGGAATAAAGGGACACAGTAGAATTCTGTATTTCGTGTTCCAATGAAAAAGAACAAGACTTGAGCAAGAGTATAAAACTTTTAATGGGTCAGTGCATCAGTCCTTGATGCAAAGGGAAAGGAGCAAAGGGGGCTGTCATTGTCCCAGGTGCTCAGAGCTGCAAGATGATCTGCACAGAGCAGCAAAGTGGGGgtacacacagagctgcagcagcctttGCTCTCCAAGGAAGGGACCAACACGTGGAGAAGCAGTTCCTCTCACTGTCCATTCGCTTTCACTCTATGCTTCTTCTTCCTGGTAGGGACTTTAGGCCGCATCATTTTGGGAGAAGGCCGGGCAGCCTTCAAGGGTCTCCTCTGTGCTTGCAATGAATGTTTCTTCTTCAAAGCAGGCTGGGGCAGCTTCTGCTCTTTGTCAGCTTTTGAGCCCTCAAGTTTCTTCTTCAAAGCAGGCTGGGGCAGCTTCTGCTCTTTGTCAGCTTTTGAGCCCTCAAGTTTCTTCTTCAAAGCAGACTGGGGCAGCTTCTGCTCTTTGTCAGCTTTTGAGCCCTcaagtttcttcttttttggtgGAGGCTCCGTGACGACGGTATCAGGGACAGCGGACAGAGCTGCGGCTTCCACAGCAGGCTCTTCATCTGAAAGGAGAGAAGGGCACTGTGAGAAGAACCAGAGTGGCTTCTGCAGGGGAAGCAGCCTGCGAGGGCAGGCCCAGCCAGctcagctgagctccagcagcatgtCACCTTTCTGTGCCTGCGGGATGGCATTGGAGAACTTCTTGAACTTGGCGATGAAGAACCCATCCATGTTGTGCGTGTGCGGGTAGAAACGTCGCGTGCACTTGAGGGACGGGTGGAAGCGGCGGTCCTTGAacctggaggaggaagaggggtgaGGAATGATTAGAACCCCTCTGCTCAAGCCTGGCCACCAAGGAGCTGTCACACGTGCAGCTTGTGACCTGGCACTCACCTAGTGAAGCCCTCCTTGCCAAAGTCCAGGCCTGTGGGCACCAAACGGACATTGCGTTTCTTCAGAGCATAATCCACAACCCACTCGTTCTCCTCCACCTGCCGGAGGCCAAGCATTAGGATCCAAACCCACCACCTCCTGAGGAGGAGGTGAGCACAGCAGGTGATGGCAGAAGGCACTTACCATGATGGAGCAAGTGCAGTAGACAATGTAGCCCCCTGTCTCTGAGGCAGCATTGACTGAATCTATGGCGCTAAGAATCAGCTCCTTCTGCAGGTGGGCACAACGCAGGATATCCTTCTCATCCTGAGGGAGAAACAAAGGTTAGGATGCCACAGGCACAGGGAAGCATCCCAGGCCTCTGCTGTGGATGAAGGAATGACAGGAGAGCAAAGCACATAAAATGTACAAGAGTCTGGAGTCTTCTGCAGAAGTAATACCAAAATCAGCCCTAGTACAACACACAGCCCTGGTACGTGACACAgaataagaaagaaaaggaaaaatgtattGTAGGTATCTCTCAAGAACAAAGCTGCCCCCAAAGGCCTTCCTCTCATGACTCATACTTGAGTCTGCACTTGCCACCCACCTTGTTGGTTTTGACAGCGGGATCCTTGGAAATGACGCCTGTTCCGCTACAAGGAGCATCAAGCAAGACACGGTCAAACCCTCCAAGAACCTACAAGCAGATGTAGATTTGGAATTACACTCATAGGTGGGGACTCAAAACAAGGCCAAGACTAGAAGGGGAACCAGAAGACTGGGAAGGCAGGAAACAttccttcttcctcttccctGTCCACCTTCCTGCCTCTGTATCAAATAACAACCAcactccccagcagctctgctacTCCTGCTGTGGCAGGTGACTCTGGAGAGCACAGCTTCACTCAAGGGACAGTACAGCAGCTCTGGGTGAGCACTGCAAACAGGAACATACCTTGGGGAACTGGCGTCCATCGCAGTTACTCACAACAGTGTTGGTGACTCCCAGGCGGTGCAAATTCCCTACCACGCTCCGGAGCCGCTCGGCACTGCTGTCATTAGCCAGGATCATCCCTGTGTTCTTCATAAGCTGAGCTGCCAGAGGGCAAAACACACCAGCAAGGGCTGAAAACTTCTTGTGCCTTTGTCTCCAGTGACAGCCACCCCCTCCTTTCCTTGAGTTCAGTCTACCTCTATTCCCCCTGCCTGTGTGGACCAGTGCAAACTCCCCACTTGCCAGAGCATCCCTCCCAAGGCTCCAGGGTGGTACCTATGTAGCTGGTCTTgcctcctggggcacagcacaTATCCAGGATGCGCTCGTTCTCCTGTGGAGCCAGCGCCATGACAGGGAGAAGGCTGGAGGCTCCTTGCAGCATGTAGTGTCCGGCCAGATACTctggggtggcacctgggcaggGAAGGCAGAATGGAAGAAGATGAGATGTGAGAGAAAGGGAAGCAGGAGCGGGtgagctcagccctgcagagTAAAGGTGATCTCACCGATGGGCACAGTGGAGTCATAAATCACAAGTCCTGTTTTGGACCACTTCCCCAGGGGGTCAAGATTCACACCACGGTTGATGAGAGCCTGCAAGGCAAGGAGAAGGGACTGAGGCGCTGCTCTGGGGGACAGGCAGCTCAGGGCACAGCTACGGGCTCCTGCTCACCTGGGCCAGGTCCCGCCGCCGCGTCTTCAGCGTGTTGGTGCGAATGGTGACAGGGCGCGGAACCTCGTTAGCCTCCAGGAAGTTTACCAGCTGGAAGGGACAGAGAACAGAGACGGAAATGGATTCTCAGGGAGGCACCAAACCCCCACTGGTCAGCTAGGGGCAGGGCAGGATCCCACCTCAGGGAGAGGGAAGATGTCCATGAGCTTGGCGAGCAGGAAGTCGCTGTAGGAGTAGTAGGCGGCCATGTCGCGGCGCAGCAGCGCGAGGTATTCCTGCCGGGAGCGGCCCTCCTCCCGCTTCGCCCCAAAGTCCTGCAGCACCTCCATGTTGCCCTGGATGCGCTGGTGAATGACGTGCAGGTCAGGGGGCTCTGCAGGTGGGAACACCGTCAAGGAATCACCAACAGCCAAGGAACCCACACAGGGGCTCTTTACAAGTACATGTGCCACAACAGAGCCTGCCCAGAAAGGCTCTGCTGGAATACTGCTTCCATCAGAgctcagcaggtgcagggttcaaGGGATTAAACCAGACAAAAAAAAGTTCACAAGGCAGAACTAGAGAGTGTTTAAAAGAATTACTTTAGATAAatagagaaaaatagaaaaaaaaaaaaaaaacaacaacaaaagaagtGTTATAATACTGAAAGCATTACCTGCAGCAGAAAAACAGACCAGAAATTCTCCAAGGGCAACCAAGTGGTACAGAGGAGAGTAAGAAGGGAGGCGGGAAAGGAAAATCACCAAAGTCCAGCAGCAAGCACTTTGGATGCTAGAACTGCTGTCATTAGAAACTCTGGGAATGGGATGCACAAACACCCACCAGGAAAATCAGGATAGAGAGGAACAAACCACACAATAAGTCATCCATATGTATTTAGGACTAGGAAGGAAATTAGGGCAGGTTCCAAGCCCCATACAGGGTGTCACAGATTTCCTAACTGTGCTATACAGAAGCACAGCATTATACACTATCTATTAGGACAGCTCAGCTAAAAATACCTTGTCATGCACAGACACTTTTGCTAAGCAATATGCATGATAAAGTCCAAGTGAAGCTCTCTGATTGTATCCAGGCCCCGTGCTGCATCATGCACATGGCTTATGGATGTCACAGATAAAAAGGATATCCTCCTTCTCAATCTCTTCACTAGTTGGCAGTTTAAACTGTTCATCTATATCCAGGTTGAGCTGCAGATCTGGGCCCTCTTCCTCCTTCTGTCCCATTTTCTGCTTGCTTGCCTCCTCtgcttcatcttcctcctcctcttcctcatcgcTGTCATCTTCACTGAGGCCTTCCCTAAGGACAAAGAACAGGATCACACAGATGCTTCTCAACAACCATTCCTTAGATGGCacaaaagacagaaaaataacaacacaggctcctcatctACCCAGGAAAGGCTCTCCACACTCACCTCTCAGGCTTCTGCTTCAGGGCAGCTTTTTCAATAGGCAGCAGCTAAATAGAGACAAAACATTAATCAAAAACATCCACAGTCGTCCCCTTGCTTCCCACCATCTGTGAAATTTACTTGCTCTGTTTAAAAGGGACAACAAACACAAGCACTGAATGTTGTGCTGGAATCAGCTGGTAAACTTGAAATCATTCTTGTgaaggaaagaaggggaaagTTCCCCACAACCTCTCCACCCCCTGCCACTAAAGCCATCCTTTCCCCCCAGGCCCAAGGGGTCCTTTCAGCCAACACCCAAATATTTCCTGtttaattaaaggcaagaagttcCTACCTCTTCTTCCTCAGATGATGAGGCACCATAATCATCCACCATCTCCTCGCTgctcccatcctcctcctcctccatctcccagccctctTCCACCTCACCATCACTGGATAACTCCACATGGTTTCCTTTAGGCTgggttttcttggctttggctgGAGCCAGCCACTTGGAGTTGCTATCACTGAAGCCAGAACGGCCACGGGCAGCTTGTCCTGCTGCCTTTACAGCACATTTCTCCTTCTGTGGGGACAGCTGCTCTTCAACTAGAGGCAGAAGAAGCAGTCAAAAGTTAGGCATTGTTTCCAAAATCAGCTGCTCTGCTTTTCCAGTTGTTACACAGAAAGGCCTTAATCCAAATCCTGAGCTGCCTGTCCAGAGGGAGGGACTGCTTGCCCTCTACATCTCAAAGTGCCAGGCATATTCTCACCTCTCCCCAGTGGACCCTGCAGGAGACCTAACTAGAATTACCAAATTAAAACACTGCCACAAAACTCTTATGCTATTTGTTCTGACATATTGCAGTATCCTCTGCCCCGAATCCTTGTCTATCCTTCCTTCTACTTGAAGAGTTTCCTGGGCTACACAAGATGTAACACAAAGACTTAAAAGCCTCAGCCATAAAAGCAGCCTACACAACCTTGCTGTGAATGGAGGTTAAGTAAAAAATGGATTTAACAGGCAGAAGAGAGACCTTTCACAAATTCCTCAGACAACACTGCCTCCTGACATGGCAGCCACCAGAACTGAGATAGAATTCATTGTTATTATCTATGAGAGAGAACCCAAAAGGGCCAAGATGATGAAGGGCCTGGAAAGGAAGccttgtgaggagcagctgaggtcacttggtgtgttcagcctggaaagaaggagactgaggagagctcATTGCAGTCTGCAGCCTTCTCacgaggggaagaggaggggcaggcactgatctctcctGCGGTGACCCGGGACAGGACCCGAGGGTACAGCAAAAACTTTTGTGTcgggggaggtttgggttggataccAGGAAAAGATTctccacccagagggtggctgggcactgcaaCAAGTTCCTATGGAAGTGATCAGAGCACCAAGTCTGTCTGAGTTCAAGAAGCGTTTGGATAACACTTTCAGGAAcacggtgtgactcttggggtggtcctgtgcagggccaggagctgactCAActatccttgtgggtcccttccaattcagaaaACTCTAAGATTCTGTGATTTAAGATAATAAAATTCCACGTGTACCCTGCCTTGACAACGACGCCAGAGAAGgacggcggcggcagcgcccgggGGAAGCAGGCTGGGGACTGCGGCCCGTCAGCCCGGTTCGGACCCGCTCCCGCTCACCTGTGGGCTCccgctctccctctcctcctcctcttcctcctccgaGCGGCCTCCTCCCGGCCGGGCCGCCGCCCGCTCCCAGCCGCCTCTTCGCAGCCCTGCATGGCGAGGGGAAGCGGCGATCAGCCCCGGCCCGGTCcggcccgcccgccccggcccgccgcgccgccccccTCACCTCCTTCTGCCGTGACTGGAGAGCTTCTTCCTGCCGCTCTCGGGCTCTGCGGGAAGACACGCAGCGGTCAGACGGCGGCGGGCgccgcggggcggcggcgggccggCGCAGGCCGCACTTACCTGGCGGCAGGAAGCGGGCCAGCTCCACCTCGGCCCCGCGCTGCTTGCGGGCCTTGCGCCCGGGGCCGCGCTTCTCCTTCCTGCTCGGGTCCAGCTTCCGCCCCATGGCCGCGCTGCGGACCCCGCgcgcctccgccgccgccgcacgTGCCGCGCTCCCCGCCGCACCGGCGCACGCGCCCGCCGCGGGCCCGCCCACCGCGATCGCTGATTGGCCCCTGCCGGCAACGTCAGCGGCGCGGGCCGCCCGCCCCCGGACGCGTGGGGCCGCGGGCCCGCCCCGCCGAGAGAACGGCCGtaccgggaagggaagggaaggggccgGCCGGGCCCGGGAGCCGCCGGGAGCGGGGCTCCTGCCGCAGGCACTCACAGGCGGGTCCTGCAGCCGGGACAGGGGGTACACAGCCCAAGGCCGGCAGCAGAGAAAGGCGTGGTGCAGAGGCAGGGGGAAAGGAGCTACAGAATCAGAGACTGTTCAAGTGAGGGCGCAGCggtttaaagatcatctagcccAACAccatgccaggggcagggacaccactCCTGAGACCACATTCCTCAAGGCCTTATGgcacctggccttaaacactgcCATCTACTGCCCTTCTCAGAGGTGTAGGATACCCCAAAAGCTGCTCTGATACTGCAAAAAGACATGACTACATCTTCTTTCAATGCTGTGACCACATACTTACCCCAGTACACTCATGATACTAGAGacaacaaaataaaatacaaggaaactttattttttcagttttatcaacgttttgctctgttttttgttggtttttcatTGTTGTTTGCTTTTGTCTTCAAGCTGCTTATTAGTTGACAAGTCCGGTCAGTTTTTGTATTAAAAAGGATTTTGATGGAGGTAGCTTTGTCTCTGTCCTGGCTTTTGCTTGGTCTTGCCTGCACACTTGTCTCAGTAAACAAactcaaaataaaattaagaacGAAAACTGGAATTCCAGGCGGAGGCAACGAGCAATGCAGCCAGGTTCTCCATGTAACAGACATGGCGCTGGGGCCTCCAGTCACTATGTACAGAGTCCATCATACATCCATCCCCCTCTCTCCTAAACACACTCCTTGCTCCAACGGGCTGGCTGCAGAGGAAGGAGTTTCTTCTCCTTCCAGAGACCTGAGCAGCAGCTTCCATGGAGGGAAACAGCACCCAGTCAGGAATGTCAGGCAGAGGGGTAGAGTGTGAAGGGGTGGGCTAGGGGAGTCACTTCAGCTTGGCCGAAAGGTCAACAGCACTGGGCCAGGAACTCACTGCTGCTGGGCCACCTGCAGGGCGAGAGAGGAGGAGCTGAGAACTCCCGGGCTGGTCAGGGAGCCCAGCCCGGGCCCTCCCCCCGTGGCTCCCGTACTGACCAGAGCGGGTACGTACTtgttggggcgggggcggcggcgggggctcgCTGCTGCGGTTGGCCAGGCGGCTGAGGATGTTGCGCTCCGACATCTGGAGGCGCACTGCCACGGGGGGGATGCGGGCAATCGTGGCGGGCAGACGGGTCACATCGGCCTTCATGTCACTCAAAAGCTCCTCCAGCTGCTTCAGAACTACAAGAGAAAGGGACATCTGTTCGGACGGGAAAGGGACACCCCAGAGGggacagcactgctgaacaccTATCCCGCCCCTGTTTAACACACCGCATTACCTTTGTGCAGCACGGCATTGGCTGGTTTATTCCCCGCCATTGATTCCTTGGATAGGTGCTGGTGGCTCTCAGCCAGGCATTCCACCTCTGCAAAACGTGTGTTCAGAGCCATGGAGGGGTGAGATGGGTCTTCGGACATGTTCAGATAGGCAGCTCGCCGCAACTGCTCCTCGATCACCAGCgcttgctccaggagctgcaaggTGAGGCAGCaatgatctttcagcagctgcctCAGAGGGAGCCTTGTCTGTGCCCCCAGTCTCTCCCGATCCAATTCCCCACCAGCTCATAAGGTGAGATTGTGTAGCTGAATCTCTTTCCACCAGACAGTTTTACTGACTGGCCCAAAACAGTAAGGGCTTCATGAAGCAAAGTCAGATACACATATTGGGTTTAATAGACTACTGCAAGTCCTCTAGTATCCTAATTCCTCCTCTGATTCTTTTTACCCATTCTTTATGAGGCAAATGGGATGGAGATTACTCCTTGAACACAAGGGAAAAGTATTCCATCCTATTTATAGAGAGAATCTAGAATCTTGTAAGCATTTGGAAAAATCAGCTGGAATCCTGTCAGTGCAGCATGTATCATTCAGTCTGTAGTCAATCACTGTTTTGCCCAAGACTGAGACCTACATGGCTTTTACCTGATGGCAAATCACTCCCACAACTAAGCTATGTTCACTCCTAAAGAGGATGAAGCAGAGGCTGAAGGCAGCCCTTCCAGCAACCAGTGCTCTGTTCAGGTACACGGAGTGCGTTGTAGCAGACTGAGCAGAAGCTGTGATGAAAACAGCCACTTGAACCTTAAGCCTCTTGCTTACCAGTTCTTCAATAAACATTTGAACAGACAGCACTTAATCAAGCTAATTTCCAGAAAAAAGGGAGCTCCTATCATGGAGCAACTGCATGCTCCTGAGACATACTGCTTTTTTATTACCCTAAAACAAAAGGTATTGCATACATCTTTCAGTTTCTTGGTGGAAACTCAGAAGTGCAAGAACCTGTTCTTAGAGATCCAGGCAGTTATCACACTAAAGAGAAATCCTTACCTTAAATCTCCTTGCCAAAAACTTATTCTTTATTTCCAGGAAGTTACCCCTGTTCATCTCACCCTTGAAGGGTTCATTGAGGATGGCGTAACGTGGATCATTCTGAATATCCTGCCAACGGGCATAGCCATGACTGAGATGGGATGAGCTCAGGCAAACAAAGGCAGTGAAAACAAGGGAATACACAGCCCAGGCAGTACTGTTCTCCAgagggagtggggaaagggggtaCAGAGAGGGGATGAACAGGAGCCAAGGAAGGGGAATGAGAACTATGTCCTGCTAAGTCGTAACtatgctgcaggaagctcccccTCCCACCATCCCTTTCACTCTTGTGAAGATAAAGCACTCTCTCACTTAACCTACACCAGTCAGATCCAGAACGGTCACTTTCAGCGTGACAAGTCATGTACAAGGTGGGAGAATGTGTCTGTCATGGCAAGGATACTTGATAATCCCAGCTAGGAGCCAGTAGTCGTGACGCCGATGCCAGATCTCATAGGTCTTCTTGGTGACAGTGGCAGCCCGCTCCTCATTCTGCCAGAGGGAGTGTAGTTCTGCAAAGGCAAGAGACACCAGAACAGGTGGAAGTTATTTCACAAATACAAGCAGGAGCTTATAAACAAGTTCAAGTAGATAAGGATCACATACCAGTGAAACCACCATCTGCTATGTTGAACATGAAGCGCTGCTTTACTGCCTTCTTGTGCCTTTCATCTACTGACTCTTTCAGCATCTCTCCGTTCTGCAGCATCACCACATCTCTCTTATCATCGTCCTTTTTCTCATCTGTACACAcaagaaatttttaaaacaaacatGGCAGATACTGCAACAAGTTGGACCCACAATGAATCCTTGCAGAAGACGGGTTAAGGAAAAGAAGGGAGTTGTCATGCCTCACCTTTCTCATCCAGAGTGATTATGGGAGGGTCAGGAGGATTCTCAGTAGCTGCTCTGTCTTCCACTTTCTCCACATCAGCTGCAGGAAAGAAGGGGAACATGAGATGCACAGGAACATAGCAAGTCCACAGTTTTGTTCTTCGAGCAGTGAAACCCAATACTATACTGCAACTTTCCACTGATTTTCTACATTCCAGTCTATTTCTTTAGGATTAAGTGCTTTGTACCTTTGCTTTCTACTTCCATTGGTTCATCTGGTCTTTCCTTCACTTCCGTTTCCTCTACTTTCTTTTCATCCGCTTCTGTGGAGTTCACTGGGGATTTTGCTTCCTGGGGCGGTGTCTCCACAGGCTGAGCACACTGCTGAGGACAGTGATCAGTGAGACACAAAGTATAGCAGCGCACGACACCAGAACACAGTCACAGTCGTTTGAAAAGCAAAGACATACACAAAACTGTGAGGCTAGTTCTGAGGACCAGAGAGTTATCTTCAAGTATCACTCTAAAAACTCATCTCTGCCTCAGCTAAAATGAAGAGGAGGCAGAAGTAGAGAAATTCACAATTACAAGGCAAAAAAGCCAAAACTCACCTCCATAGGGGCCTCTGTTTCAGTAGCAGAGGCACTGAGCTCCTTCTCTGGTTCAGAAGGCTCTCCTTGCTCCTTAGCACTAGCTCCTTCTTCTACTTTTACTCCATCTTCTGTGTATTCCCCATGCCAGAGCAGCACAGGAGACAAAAGAGAAGTAAATCAGCAAGGTCCTTCCCTGCTACCAAGACCACTTCTTTGTTCCCAGAGATCAGGCCCATCAAAATGGAACTAACATGACTCCCTTTTCCTGCCCACTACAAATGCTGGGCTTCTCACTGATGCCAGCTCATCCCAGGAAAGTCAGTGTCCTCTCTTGCCTTTAAGGGCTTGCACATGTCTTTGGCAGCCCTCCTAACATGAGAGTAAGTTGATCTGCGTCCAGCCCCAGACCCCAGCACCACAGTTCTGGTGCGGGGAACAGCCAGGCCAAGGCCAGG
This genomic window contains:
- the NOP2 gene encoding probable 28S rRNA (cytosine(4447)-C(5))-methyltransferase; the encoded protein is MGRKLDPSRKEKRGPGRKARKQRGAEVELARFLPPEPESGRKKLSSHGRRRAAKRRLGAGGGPAGRRPLGGGRGGGEGEREPTVEEQLSPQKEKCAVKAAGQAARGRSGFSDSNSKWLAPAKAKKTQPKGNHVELSSDGEVEEGWEMEEEEDGSSEEMVDDYGASSSEEEELLPIEKAALKQKPEREGLSEDDSDEEEEEEDEAEEASKQKMGQKEEEGPDLQLNLDIDEQFKLPTSEEIEKEAAEPPDLHVIHQRIQGNMEVLQDFGAKREEGRSRQEYLALLRRDMAAYYSYSDFLLAKLMDIFPLPELVNFLEANEVPRPVTIRTNTLKTRRRDLAQALINRGVNLDPLGKWSKTGLVIYDSTVPIGATPEYLAGHYMLQGASSLLPVMALAPQENERILDMCCAPGGKTSYIAQLMKNTGMILANDSSAERLRSVVGNLHRLGVTNTVVSNCDGRQFPKVLGGFDRVLLDAPCSGTGVISKDPAVKTNKDEKDILRCAHLQKELILSAIDSVNAASETGGYIVYCTCSIMVEENEWVVDYALKKRNVRLVPTGLDFGKEGFTRFKDRRFHPSLKCTRRFYPHTHNMDGFFIAKFKKFSNAIPQAQKDEEPAVEAAALSAVPDTVVTEPPPKKKKLEGSKADKEQKLPQSALKKKLEGSKADKEQKLPQPALKKKLEGSKADKEQKLPQPALKKKHSLQAQRRPLKAARPSPKMMRPKVPTRKKKHRVKANGQ